A stretch of the Comamonas testosteroni TK102 genome encodes the following:
- a CDS encoding Kdo hydroxylase family protein has product MESQIVKIDATDWSKVQGCDEWTAAVEAGKVLYFPQLSFQLSEQEKTLLRPDVRDPKTRNISLNVDGSIKGVAGDEATQAQVAAMVRRFREQATALIAGLFPAYMPLVRMAPTSYRPSQVETRAQSWRADDKRMHVDAFPSRPNYGERILRVFTNVNPEGQPRVWRVGEPFTDVAKRFVPRAKPYSAWQAKALELLHVTKSYRSEYDHLMLQLHDGMKGDADYQKNAPQETVPFAAGSSWVCFSDQAVHAVMSGQYMLEQTLFLPPGSEYNPAASPLSILSRMKGHPLVDAKYR; this is encoded by the coding sequence ATGGAATCTCAAATCGTAAAAATCGACGCGACCGACTGGAGCAAGGTCCAGGGGTGCGATGAATGGACTGCTGCCGTCGAGGCTGGCAAGGTGCTGTACTTTCCGCAGCTGAGCTTTCAGCTCTCCGAGCAGGAAAAAACCCTGCTGCGTCCCGATGTGCGCGATCCCAAGACGCGCAATATCAGCCTCAACGTGGATGGCTCGATCAAGGGCGTGGCGGGCGACGAGGCCACGCAGGCCCAGGTGGCGGCCATGGTCCGACGCTTTCGCGAGCAGGCCACGGCGCTGATCGCAGGGCTGTTCCCCGCCTATATGCCGCTGGTGCGCATGGCGCCCACCAGCTACCGCCCCTCGCAGGTGGAAACGCGGGCGCAGTCCTGGCGTGCCGACGACAAGCGCATGCATGTGGATGCCTTTCCTTCGCGGCCCAACTATGGCGAGCGCATTCTGCGCGTGTTCACCAATGTCAATCCGGAGGGCCAGCCGCGCGTGTGGCGTGTGGGCGAGCCTTTCACCGATGTGGCCAAGCGTTTCGTGCCGCGTGCCAAGCCCTACAGCGCCTGGCAGGCCAAGGCACTGGAGCTGCTGCATGTGACCAAGTCCTATCGCAGCGAATACGATCATCTGATGCTGCAGCTGCACGACGGCATGAAGGGCGACGCCGACTACCAGAAGAATGCGCCGCAGGAGACCGTGCCTTTCGCGGCAGGCTCCTCCTGGGTGTGCTTTTCCGATCAGGCCGTGCATGCCGTCATGTCGGGGCAGTACATGCTGGAGCAGACCTTGTTCCTGCCGCCCGGCAGCGAATACAACCCGGCGGCCAGCCCGCTGTCGATTCTCTCGCGCATGAAGGGGCATCCGCTGGTCGATGCCAAGTATCGCTGA
- the greA gene encoding transcription elongation factor GreA, whose translation MATIPITKRGAEKLKVELQRLKTVDRPAVIQAIAEARAQGDLSENAEYESAKEQQGFIEGRIIEVEGKLSAAQVIDPTELDAGGRVVFGATVDLEDEDSGSAVTYQIVGEDEADLKHGLINVSSPIARALIGKEEGDTAVVQAPGGERRYEIVGVKYI comes from the coding sequence ATGGCCACCATCCCAATCACCAAGCGCGGAGCAGAAAAGCTCAAGGTGGAACTGCAACGCCTGAAGACGGTGGATCGTCCCGCGGTCATTCAAGCCATTGCAGAGGCCCGTGCCCAGGGTGACCTGAGCGAAAACGCCGAATACGAATCCGCAAAGGAGCAGCAGGGCTTCATCGAAGGCCGCATCATCGAGGTCGAAGGCAAGCTGTCCGCCGCGCAGGTGATCGATCCTACCGAGCTGGATGCCGGCGGCCGCGTGGTGTTCGGCGCGACCGTGGATCTGGAAGATGAAGACAGCGGCTCGGCCGTGACCTACCAGATCGTGGGCGAGGACGAGGCCGATCTCAAGCACGGCCTGATCAATGTGTCCAGCCCGATTGCCCGCGCCTTGATCGGCAAGGAAGAGGGCGATACCGCCGTGGTGCAGGCACCGGGCGGCGAGCGCCGCTACGAGATCGTAGGCGTAAAGTACATCTAA
- the carA gene encoding glutamine-hydrolyzing carbamoyl-phosphate synthase small subunit → MLLSLKGNFPSAILALADGTVFIGNSIGAQGTTVGEVVFNTSLTGYQEILTDPSYCQQIVTLTYPHIGNYGVNPEDVEADKIHAAGLIIKNLPLLASNFRSTQTLSEYLTEGKTVAIANIDTRKLTRLLRDHGAQNGAIVGLAAGEEVTQAKIDEAIAAAKAAPSMKGLDLAKVVTTDKSYPWAETEWKLGEGYGQLEAPRFKVVAYDFGVKKNILRMLAERGCDVTVVPAQTPAKDVLALNPDGVFLSNGPGDPEPCDYAIAAAQEIMAAKKPLFGICLGHQIMALASGAKTFKMQNSHHGANHPVKDLDSGRVSITSQNHGFAVEIESLPANARATHISLFDGTLQGLERTDVPAFCFQGHPEASPGPNDIGYLFDRFTALMEKHNNA, encoded by the coding sequence GTGCTTTTGTCTCTCAAGGGAAATTTCCCATCCGCCATTCTGGCGCTCGCAGACGGCACGGTCTTTATTGGCAACTCGATTGGTGCGCAAGGCACCACTGTTGGCGAAGTCGTTTTCAACACCTCGCTGACCGGCTACCAGGAAATCCTCACCGACCCCAGCTATTGCCAGCAGATCGTGACACTCACGTATCCGCACATCGGCAACTACGGTGTCAATCCTGAAGACGTCGAAGCTGACAAGATCCATGCCGCAGGTCTCATCATCAAGAACCTGCCCCTGCTGGCCAGCAACTTCCGAAGCACGCAGACGCTGTCCGAGTACCTGACCGAAGGTAAGACCGTCGCCATCGCCAATATCGACACCCGCAAGCTCACGCGACTGCTGCGTGATCACGGCGCGCAGAACGGCGCAATCGTGGGTCTGGCCGCTGGTGAAGAAGTCACCCAGGCCAAGATCGACGAGGCCATCGCCGCAGCCAAGGCCGCACCCAGCATGAAGGGTCTGGATCTGGCCAAGGTCGTGACCACCGACAAGTCCTATCCCTGGGCTGAAACCGAGTGGAAGCTGGGCGAAGGCTACGGCCAGCTCGAAGCGCCCAGGTTCAAGGTCGTGGCCTACGACTTCGGCGTGAAGAAGAACATTCTGCGCATGCTGGCCGAGCGCGGCTGCGACGTGACCGTGGTGCCTGCCCAGACGCCTGCCAAGGACGTACTGGCCCTGAACCCCGACGGCGTGTTCCTGTCCAACGGCCCTGGCGACCCCGAGCCTTGCGACTACGCCATTGCCGCTGCGCAAGAGATCATGGCCGCCAAGAAGCCTCTGTTCGGCATCTGCCTGGGTCACCAGATCATGGCTCTGGCCTCCGGCGCCAAGACCTTCAAGATGCAGAACAGCCATCACGGCGCCAACCACCCCGTGAAGGACCTGGACTCCGGTCGCGTCAGCATCACCAGCCAGAACCACGGTTTTGCGGTGGAGATCGAGTCGCTGCCCGCCAATGCCCGCGCCACGCACATCAGCCTGTTTGACGGCACGCTGCAAGGTCTGGAGCGCACCGATGTGCCTGCCTTCTGCTTCCAGGGTCACCCCGAAGCATCGCCCGGCCCCAACGATATCGGCTATCTGTTTGACCGCTTCACAGCGCTGATGGAGAAACACAACAATGCCTAA
- the carB gene encoding carbamoyl-phosphate synthase large subunit gives MPKRNDLKSILIIGAGPIVIGQACEFDYSGVQACKALREEGYKVILINSNPATIMTDPATADVTYIEPITWQTVEKIIAKERPDAILPTMGGQTALNCALDLWKNGVLDKYKVELIGAKPEAIDKAEDRLKFKDAMTKIGLGSARSGIAHSMDEAWAVQKQMGFPTVIRPSFTLGGTGGGIAYNPEEFETICKRGLEASPTNELLIEESLLGWKEYEMEVVRDTADNCIIVCSIENLDPMGVHTGDSITVAPAQTLTDKEYQIMRNASLAVLREIGVDTGGSNVQFSVNPKDGRMIVIEMNPRVSRSSALASKATGFPIAKIAAKLAVGFTLDELKNEITGGKTPASFEPSIDYVVTKIPRFAFEKFPAADNRLTTQMKSVGEVMAIGRTFQESFQKALRGLEVGVDGMNEKTQDREILEKELGEPGPDRIWYVGDAFAAGWSLDEVHNITKIDKWFLVQIEEIVKIELELDKLYEEKGEGALAALDAQTLRSLKQKGFSDRRLAKLLHTSDKAVREARKALKVRPVFKRVDTCAAEFSSNTAYMYSTYDEECEAAPTDKKKIMVLGGGPNRIGQGIEFDYCCVHAAMAMREDGYETIMVNCNPETVSTDYDTSDRLYFEPLTLEDVLEIVDVEQPEGVIVQYGGQTPLKLALGLEREGVKIIGTTPDMIDAAEDRERFQKLLNELGLRQPPNATARTEAEALEKAAGLGYPLVVRPSYVLGGRAMEIVHEQRDLERYMREAVKVSNDSPVLLDHFLSNAIECDVDCVRDKTGAVYIGGVMEHIEQAGVHSGDSACSLPPYYLKAETVAEIKRQTAAMAEGLHVVGLMNVQFAIKEADGQDVIYVLEVNPRASRTVPFVSKATGVQLAKVAARCMAGQTLAEQGITKEVTPPYFSVKEAVFPFVKFPGVDTILGPEMKSTGEVMGVGKTFGEAFVKSQMGAGVHLPAEGKVFLSVKNNDKTRAVAVAKELAAMGYSLCATRGTATAIAEAGIEVQTVNKVTEGRPHIVDMIKNGEIALVINTVEERRNAIADSRQIRTSALLARVTTFTTIFGAEAAVEGMKAMRGSLDVHSVQELHAMLTKA, from the coding sequence ATGCCTAAGCGCAACGACCTTAAAAGCATTCTGATCATTGGCGCCGGTCCCATCGTGATCGGTCAGGCCTGCGAGTTTGACTACTCCGGCGTGCAGGCCTGCAAGGCCCTGCGCGAAGAGGGTTACAAGGTCATCCTGATCAACAGCAACCCTGCCACGATCATGACGGACCCGGCCACGGCCGACGTCACCTACATCGAGCCCATCACCTGGCAGACGGTCGAGAAGATCATTGCCAAGGAACGTCCCGATGCCATCCTGCCCACCATGGGCGGCCAGACCGCGCTGAACTGCGCGCTGGACCTGTGGAAGAACGGCGTGCTGGACAAGTACAAGGTCGAGCTGATCGGTGCCAAGCCCGAAGCTATCGACAAGGCCGAAGACCGTCTGAAGTTCAAGGACGCCATGACCAAGATCGGTCTGGGCTCCGCGCGCTCCGGCATCGCCCACTCCATGGACGAAGCCTGGGCCGTGCAAAAGCAGATGGGCTTCCCCACCGTCATCCGCCCCAGCTTCACGCTGGGCGGCACCGGCGGCGGCATTGCCTACAACCCCGAGGAATTCGAAACCATCTGCAAGCGCGGTCTGGAGGCTTCGCCCACCAACGAGCTGCTGATCGAAGAATCCCTGCTGGGCTGGAAAGAGTACGAGATGGAAGTGGTGCGCGACACCGCCGACAACTGCATCATCGTCTGCTCCATCGAAAACCTGGACCCCATGGGCGTGCACACCGGTGACTCCATCACCGTAGCGCCGGCCCAGACACTGACCGACAAGGAATACCAGATCATGCGTAATGCATCTCTGGCCGTTCTGCGCGAAATCGGTGTGGACACGGGTGGCTCCAACGTGCAGTTCTCGGTGAATCCCAAGGACGGTCGCATGATCGTCATCGAGATGAACCCCCGCGTCTCGCGTTCCTCGGCACTGGCTTCCAAGGCCACGGGCTTCCCCATCGCCAAGATCGCGGCCAAGCTGGCCGTGGGCTTCACGCTGGACGAGCTCAAGAACGAAATCACCGGTGGCAAGACCCCCGCTTCGTTCGAGCCTTCGATCGACTACGTGGTCACCAAGATCCCGCGTTTCGCCTTCGAGAAGTTCCCTGCTGCCGACAACCGGCTGACCACGCAGATGAAGTCCGTGGGCGAAGTGATGGCCATCGGCCGTACCTTCCAGGAATCCTTCCAGAAGGCCTTGCGCGGCCTGGAAGTGGGCGTGGACGGCATGAACGAAAAGACCCAGGACCGCGAAATCCTGGAAAAGGAACTGGGCGAGCCCGGTCCCGACCGCATCTGGTATGTGGGCGACGCTTTCGCTGCCGGTTGGTCGCTGGACGAAGTGCACAACATCACCAAGATCGACAAGTGGTTCCTGGTGCAGATCGAAGAGATCGTCAAGATCGAACTCGAGCTGGACAAGCTGTACGAAGAAAAGGGCGAAGGCGCTCTGGCGGCTCTGGATGCGCAGACCCTGCGCAGCCTCAAGCAAAAGGGCTTCTCCGATCGCCGCCTGGCCAAGCTGCTGCACACCAGCGACAAGGCCGTGCGCGAAGCGCGCAAGGCGCTGAAGGTGCGTCCCGTGTTCAAGCGCGTGGACACCTGCGCGGCAGAGTTCTCTTCCAACACCGCATACATGTACTCCACGTATGACGAAGAGTGCGAAGCCGCTCCCACGGACAAGAAGAAGATCATGGTGCTGGGCGGTGGCCCGAACCGTATCGGCCAGGGCATCGAGTTCGACTATTGCTGCGTGCACGCCGCCATGGCCATGCGCGAAGATGGTTACGAAACCATCATGGTCAACTGCAACCCCGAAACCGTGTCCACCGACTACGACACTTCCGATCGCCTGTACTTCGAGCCCCTGACGCTGGAAGACGTGCTGGAAATCGTGGATGTGGAGCAGCCCGAAGGCGTGATCGTGCAGTACGGTGGTCAGACGCCTCTGAAGCTGGCCCTGGGCCTGGAGCGCGAAGGCGTGAAGATCATCGGCACCACGCCCGACATGATCGATGCCGCCGAAGACCGCGAGCGCTTCCAGAAGCTGCTCAACGAACTGGGTCTGCGTCAGCCTCCCAACGCCACTGCGCGTACCGAAGCCGAAGCCCTGGAAAAGGCTGCCGGCCTGGGTTACCCCCTGGTGGTGCGTCCTTCCTATGTGCTGGGCGGCCGTGCCATGGAAATCGTGCACGAGCAGCGCGACCTCGAGCGCTACATGCGCGAAGCCGTGAAGGTCTCCAACGACTCTCCCGTGCTGCTGGACCACTTCCTGTCCAACGCCATCGAGTGCGACGTGGACTGCGTGCGCGACAAGACCGGCGCCGTGTACATCGGCGGCGTGATGGAGCACATCGAGCAAGCCGGCGTTCACTCCGGTGACTCCGCCTGCTCGCTGCCTCCTTACTACCTGAAGGCCGAAACCGTCGCTGAAATCAAGCGCCAGACCGCAGCCATGGCCGAAGGCCTGCATGTGGTGGGCCTGATGAACGTGCAGTTCGCCATCAAGGAAGCGGACGGCCAGGACGTGATCTACGTGCTGGAAGTGAATCCCCGCGCCTCTCGCACCGTGCCCTTCGTCTCCAAGGCCACCGGCGTGCAACTGGCCAAGGTGGCCGCACGCTGCATGGCCGGCCAGACTCTGGCCGAGCAGGGCATCACCAAGGAAGTCACGCCGCCTTACTTCAGCGTCAAGGAAGCCGTGTTTCCGTTCGTGAAGTTCCCCGGTGTGGACACCATCCTCGGCCCCGAGATGAAGTCCACCGGTGAAGTCATGGGCGTGGGCAAGACCTTTGGCGAAGCCTTTGTCAAGAGCCAGATGGGTGCCGGCGTGCACCTGCCTGCCGAAGGCAAGGTCTTCCTGTCGGTGAAGAACAACGACAAGACCCGTGCCGTGGCCGTGGCCAAGGAACTGGCCGCCATGGGTTACAGCCTGTGCGCCACACGCGGCACGGCCACGGCGATTGCCGAGGCCGGCATCGAGGTGCAGACCGTGAACAAGGTCACCGAGGGTCGCCCCCACATCGTGGACATGATCAAGAACGGCGAAATCGCCCTGGTCATCAACACCGTGGAAGAGCGCCGCAACGCCATCGCCGACTCGCGCCAGATCCGTACCAGCGCGCTGCTGGCACGCGTGACCACCTTCACCACCATCTTCGGCGCGGAAGCGGCCGTGGAAGGCATGAAGGCCATGCGCGGCAGCCTGGACGTGCACTCGGTGCAAGAGCTGCATGCCATGCTGACCAAGGCCTGA
- a CDS encoding DUF4149 domain-containing protein yields MFERFPVFFAALWWGSLSAIGFVAVPMLFAHLPTPALAGFMAAKLFAAQTWISIACCAFLLVFSKRKHAEKLEQWAQAAIGFVIAGMLLALLVQYGVSPKIVARENLRLWHSVGTGMYALQWLCAAIVLWRVAGARKPA; encoded by the coding sequence ATGTTTGAACGCTTTCCCGTTTTCTTTGCGGCTCTGTGGTGGGGCAGCCTGAGCGCCATCGGCTTTGTGGCCGTGCCCATGCTGTTTGCCCATCTGCCCACGCCGGCTCTGGCGGGTTTTATGGCGGCCAAGTTGTTCGCCGCGCAGACTTGGATTTCCATAGCATGTTGCGCTTTTCTGCTGGTGTTTTCAAAGCGAAAGCATGCTGAAAAGCTTGAGCAATGGGCGCAAGCAGCTATCGGTTTTGTGATCGCCGGCATGTTGCTGGCGCTGCTGGTGCAGTACGGCGTGTCACCCAAGATCGTGGCGCGCGAGAACCTCAGGCTCTGGCACAGCGTGGGCACCGGCATGTATGCGCTGCAGTGGCTGTGCGCCGCCATCGTGCTGTGGCGTGTGGCGGGCGCGCGCAAGCCGGCTTGA
- a CDS encoding TrmH family RNA methyltransferase, translating into MAARPQVTDIHSRDNAFVKELRRLSQDSTAYRKQGQVWLEGDHLCRAALVRDLKPKVAVFAQSFWPQAPEEWVQAASKVVVLADALFDEISSLESPARMGYVMDWDAALQAQSGIATVVLDRVQDAGNVGSILRSASAFGFTQIVALKGTAALWSQKVLRAGMGAHFGLHLVEAASVEDVKALQVPLVVTSSHQGTLIHEADLPWPCAWAMGHEGQGVGEALMEMAQRRISIAQPGGEESLNVAAAAAICLHASSVSMLRRRG; encoded by the coding sequence ATGGCTGCACGCCCCCAGGTCACGGACATTCATTCGCGCGACAACGCTTTCGTCAAGGAACTGCGCCGCCTGTCCCAGGACAGCACGGCCTACCGCAAACAGGGGCAGGTCTGGCTGGAAGGCGATCATCTTTGCCGTGCGGCCCTGGTGCGGGATCTGAAACCAAAGGTTGCCGTTTTTGCGCAGTCTTTCTGGCCCCAGGCGCCCGAAGAGTGGGTGCAGGCTGCCAGCAAGGTCGTGGTGCTGGCCGATGCCTTGTTCGACGAGATCAGCAGTCTGGAATCTCCCGCCCGCATGGGCTATGTGATGGACTGGGACGCGGCCTTGCAGGCGCAGTCCGGCATCGCCACCGTGGTGCTGGACCGCGTGCAGGATGCCGGCAACGTGGGCAGTATCCTGCGCAGCGCGTCGGCCTTCGGTTTCACCCAGATTGTGGCGCTCAAGGGCACGGCCGCGCTGTGGAGTCAGAAGGTGCTGCGCGCAGGAATGGGCGCTCACTTCGGTCTGCATCTGGTCGAGGCGGCCTCGGTCGAGGATGTGAAAGCCCTGCAAGTGCCCCTGGTAGTGACCAGTTCCCATCAGGGGACATTGATTCATGAGGCTGATCTGCCCTGGCCCTGTGCCTGGGCCATGGGTCACGAAGGGCAGGGTGTGGGCGAGGCGCTGATGGAGATGGCGCAGCGCCGCATCAGCATTGCGCAGCCCGGAGGTGAGGAGTCACTCAATGTGGCCGCTGCGGCCGCGATCTGCCTGCATGCGAGCAGCGTAAGCATGCTACGCCGTAGAGGGTAA